One Ranitomeya imitator isolate aRanImi1 chromosome 1, aRanImi1.pri, whole genome shotgun sequence DNA window includes the following coding sequences:
- the LOC138645141 gene encoding uncharacterized protein: MMVASIEARSPLWDSHDPRHADQGILRRLWKEVAQSLWDGFDSASPKAKASFLKQLKTRWRSMKDRFRRCLKKEGQTRSGAAASRTSVYKYNRILQFLRPVLESRETHSSTRETVRPSGAVLCEAPSEQSQPSHSESRSAPPQSGEPAAGPSDVPLAEASVTPSFGSSRQRQRASDRAPMPEFLHLSTVFQNGFKALCDKMCNIERRLENIETDLSRPAKHFFTAIHNGMVEHLTPELQISVMQGCNNVYVSALQQARVMQSATNMPAVPSLAAMTPTPAAEHHHRAPRAEGHRHRHHRTEPQCSEPDRPSRGHRREADPHPEGERRKKKKKTTTSTTTLAMAAPKSTTRKHPGSTRSTPSTQAGSTRSTPSTQPGSTRSTPSQPGSTRSRSSQPRTLVWLD, translated from the exons atgatggtggcatccattgaagcacggagcccgttgtgggacagccatgacccccggcacgcggaccagggcatattgcggcgtctgtggaaagaggtggcacaatcgctgtgggatggcttcgacagcgcttcacccaaggccaaagctagtttcc ttaaacaattgaagaccagatggcgctccatgaaggaccgcttcaggaggtgcctgaaaaaggagggacagactcgtagtggtgctgccgcttcaaggacctcggtgtacaagtacaaccgtatactgcagttcttgcgaccggtccttgaaagcagaga aacacacagcagcacccgcgagactgtccgaccctctggagcggtcctttgtgaagcgccatctgaacagtcgcagccatcccacagcgagagcaggtctgcaccaccacaatctggcgaaccggcagccggtccatcagatgttcccctggccgaggcctctgtcactccttcctttgggtcttcccgacagcgtcagcgggcctcggacagggcgcccatgcccgaatttttacatctgagcaccgtatttcagaatggtttcaaggcgctgtgcgataaaatgtgcaatatcgaacggcgtcttgaaaacatcgaaacggatctctcgaggccggccaaacatttttttactgccattcacaacggcatggttgaacatcttacgccggaactccagatttcggtcatgcagggctgcaacaatgtatatgtcagtgctctgcagcaggctcgggtcatgcagtcagcgacaaatatgcccgcagtaccatcgctggctgccatgactccgactcctgctgcagagcaccaccacagagctccgcgtgccgagggccaccgccaccgccaccacagaacagagccccaatgttcagagcctgacaggccttcaaggggacacagacgggaagccgacccacacccagagggagagaggaggaaaaagaagaagaagacgacgacaagtactacgaccttggctatggctgctcccaaaagtaccaccagaaaacaccccgggtcgacccggagcacaccaagtacccaggctgggtctacacggagtacacccagtacccaacctgggtctacaaggagtacaccatcacagcctgggtctacccggagccggagtagccagccaaggacactggtc tggctggattga